Proteins encoded in a region of the Paenibacillus sp. W2I17 genome:
- the mgrA gene encoding L-glyceraldehyde 3-phosphate reductase, with the protein MVYVASDTRYETMKYNRVGRSGLKLPAISLGLWHNFGGINNAENGRNMITRSFDLGITHFDLANNYGPPAGSAEQLFGQVLAQDLKPYRDELVISTKAGYYMWPGPYGEWGSRKNLVSSLNQSLKRMGLDYVDIFYSHRYDPETPLEETMMALDHIVRSGKALYVGISNYPAEQTRQAAEILKSLGTTLLIHQPKYSLLDRWIEDGLQDVLDEYGTGSIAFCPLAQGVLTNKYLNGIPEDSRAKGPSVFLNENNISPETLRKVRALNQIAAARGQSLAQFSLSWVLRNGRVTSALIGASRPSQIEENVAALSQLDFSTEELERIESILSPEPDDK; encoded by the coding sequence ATGGTCTACGTAGCAAGCGATACTCGCTATGAAACGATGAAATATAACCGCGTTGGACGTTCAGGTTTGAAACTGCCAGCGATTTCACTGGGGCTGTGGCATAATTTTGGCGGTATCAATAACGCTGAGAATGGCCGTAATATGATTACCCGATCATTTGATCTGGGTATTACACATTTTGATCTTGCCAACAATTATGGCCCACCGGCAGGTTCGGCAGAGCAGTTATTTGGACAGGTACTGGCCCAGGATCTGAAACCTTATCGTGATGAACTGGTGATCTCCACTAAAGCGGGTTATTATATGTGGCCCGGGCCGTATGGAGAGTGGGGTTCACGCAAAAATCTGGTATCCAGTCTGAATCAGAGCTTGAAGCGTATGGGCCTGGATTATGTGGATATTTTCTACTCACATCGTTATGATCCCGAAACGCCTTTGGAAGAAACGATGATGGCACTGGATCATATTGTTCGCTCGGGCAAAGCCCTGTATGTAGGGATCTCCAACTATCCCGCAGAGCAGACGAGACAGGCTGCCGAAATTCTGAAAAGTCTGGGTACGACACTGTTAATTCATCAACCGAAATACTCGCTGCTGGACCGCTGGATTGAAGATGGTTTGCAGGACGTGCTGGATGAGTATGGAACAGGCAGTATTGCATTCTGTCCATTGGCACAAGGTGTGCTCACGAACAAATACTTGAATGGTATCCCGGAAGACTCACGTGCCAAAGGACCGTCGGTATTCCTGAATGAGAACAACATCTCTCCAGAGACGCTCCGCAAAGTGCGTGCGCTAAACCAGATTGCAGCAGCCCGTGGTCAGAGTTTGGCTCAATTTTCACTATCATGGGTGCTGCGTAATGGCAGGGTAACTTCTGCGCTGATTGGCGCAAGTCGTCCTTCCCAGATTGAAGAGAATGTGGCTGCGCTCAGTCAATTGGATTTCTCTACAGAGGAATTGGAACGGATTGAATCTATCCTGTCTCCGGAGCCTGATGACAAATAA
- the galE gene encoding UDP-glucose 4-epimerase GalE — protein sequence MAILVTGGAGYIGSHTVAALLERGEEVVVLDNLQTGHREALLGGKLYEGDLRDKEILAKLFAENSIDAVIHFAANSLVGESMKDPVKYYDNNVFGTLCLLEAMNAANVRRIVFSSTAATYGEPEKVPIEESDRTEPTNVYGETKLMMERMMSWFDKVQDIKYVSLRYFNAAGAHDSGKIGEDHQPESHLIPLVLQTALKQRPHIAVFGDDYATEDGTCIRDYIHVSDLADAHLRAVDYLRKGENSNVFNLGNGTGFSVKQVIETAKKVTGLDIPVVQEPRRAGDPAVLVASSAKARSVLGWNPKWTNLEDVIQSAWSWHQSRPDGYGKN from the coding sequence ATGGCAATTTTGGTGACAGGTGGAGCAGGGTATATTGGGTCTCATACGGTAGCAGCATTGTTGGAACGTGGAGAAGAGGTTGTTGTACTGGATAACTTGCAGACAGGGCATCGTGAAGCGTTGCTCGGCGGTAAGTTGTATGAAGGGGATCTGCGTGACAAAGAAATTCTGGCGAAGCTGTTCGCTGAGAATTCAATCGATGCAGTCATTCACTTTGCAGCCAACTCACTCGTAGGCGAGAGCATGAAAGACCCGGTTAAATATTATGACAACAACGTGTTTGGTACACTCTGTCTGTTGGAAGCGATGAATGCAGCGAATGTACGCCGCATCGTCTTCTCCTCTACGGCAGCTACGTACGGTGAGCCTGAGAAAGTGCCAATCGAAGAGAGTGATCGTACAGAACCAACCAACGTATACGGCGAAACAAAGCTGATGATGGAACGCATGATGTCATGGTTCGATAAAGTTCAGGATATCAAATACGTTTCCCTGCGTTACTTCAATGCAGCCGGTGCACATGACAGTGGCAAAATTGGTGAAGATCACCAACCAGAGAGTCACCTGATTCCACTCGTACTGCAAACAGCATTGAAACAACGCCCGCACATCGCCGTGTTTGGTGACGACTATGCAACAGAAGATGGAACATGTATCCGTGACTATATCCATGTGAGCGACTTGGCTGATGCACATCTGCGTGCAGTAGATTATCTTCGCAAAGGTGAGAACAGTAATGTATTCAACCTAGGTAATGGTACAGGATTCTCGGTAAAACAAGTGATCGAAACAGCTAAAAAAGTGACTGGCCTCGATATTCCGGTTGTACAGGAACCACGTCGTGCAGGTGACCCGGCTGTGCTGGTAGCTTCATCTGCAAAAGCGAGATCTGTCCTGGGCTGGAATCCGAAATGGACCAATCTGGAAGATGTCATTCAAAGCGCTTGGAGCTGGCACCAATCACGTCCTGACGGCTACGGAAAAAACTAG
- a CDS encoding MSMEG_1061 family FMN-dependent PPOX-type flavoprotein: MEKKALNIPLITDAEELQGMVGEPHEHVRNKAISFVDSHVQNFLSMSPLFFLSTSDRDGKSDVSPRGDGAGFVKVYDTYRLVYPERPGNRRIDSLLNMLSNPGIGMLFLIPGMNEVLRINGTASITKDEEFIASMGWSGKTIGAAVIVDVEECFIHCPRAFKQAGLWASETWVDAENLPSTSEMFRAHLEINGLL; the protein is encoded by the coding sequence TTGGAAAAGAAGGCATTGAATATTCCATTGATTACAGATGCAGAGGAACTGCAAGGCATGGTGGGGGAACCGCATGAACATGTGCGTAACAAGGCAATCTCATTTGTGGATTCACATGTTCAGAATTTTCTATCCATGTCACCATTATTTTTCCTCTCCACCTCAGATCGTGATGGGAAAAGTGATGTGTCACCTCGGGGTGATGGAGCGGGATTCGTAAAAGTGTACGATACATACCGACTCGTCTATCCCGAACGCCCAGGCAATCGGCGCATAGACTCGTTGTTAAACATGTTGTCGAACCCTGGTATTGGTATGCTCTTTTTGATTCCGGGTATGAACGAAGTGCTGCGTATTAATGGCACAGCATCCATTACCAAGGATGAGGAATTCATCGCGAGTATGGGCTGGAGTGGTAAAACCATAGGTGCGGCTGTCATTGTAGATGTAGAAGAGTGTTTTATCCATTGTCCGCGGGCATTCAAACAGGCTGGATTATGGGCCTCAGAAACATGGGTGGATGCTGAGAATTTGCCTTCAACGAGCGAGATGTTTCGAGCCCATTTGGAGATTAACGGGTTGTTATAA
- a CDS encoding UDP-glucose--hexose-1-phosphate uridylyltransferase, whose product MSQTHIAAGATERTPEQQEALHAIERLVAFALQKQLIEEADWDYSRNLLLEQFGFSEPYAGELDTTVPDGPQAMLDTLIDYGFSIGLIPENSDTFRDLLDAKIMGHLMARPSEVVRAFRHTEQTEGIEAATSQFYDLSINSNYIRMDRISKNVYWTQDTAYGDMEITINLSKPEKSPKEIAMAKLLPPPVYPKCQLCRENVGYAGRVNHPARQNLRVIPLELNSEPWLFQYSPYVYYNEHCIIFHHDHVPMKLTKDTLRRLLAFVGEYPHYFIGSNADLPIVGGSILTHDHFQGGRHTFAIQNAQPEAVFRHADAPGLTLSLVKWPMSVMRLASHDPAELLEAGNAVYEAWKVYSDSAVDIEAFSEVDGEQVPHNTVTPIVRRSADGGYEMDLVLRNNRTNDVHPEGIFHPHREMHHLKKENIGLIEVMGLAILPGRLKEELDSIADILAGDAKLAEAAKASDHVLNKHLGWAEELIERFGSNLDKEQAVAIVQQEVGLKFAEILEHAGVYKYDEAGRQAFHRFVSSMGYTE is encoded by the coding sequence ATGTCACAGACTCATATTGCAGCAGGTGCCACAGAGCGGACACCGGAGCAGCAGGAAGCACTGCATGCCATTGAACGTCTGGTTGCATTTGCCTTGCAGAAACAATTAATCGAGGAAGCGGATTGGGATTATAGCCGCAACCTCTTGCTGGAACAATTCGGATTCTCAGAGCCTTATGCCGGTGAGTTGGACACGACTGTGCCCGATGGCCCACAGGCGATGCTGGATACGTTGATTGATTATGGATTTTCCATTGGACTCATTCCTGAAAATAGTGATACATTCCGTGATTTGCTGGATGCCAAAATCATGGGTCATTTGATGGCACGCCCATCCGAAGTGGTACGCGCATTCCGCCACACGGAGCAGACGGAAGGCATTGAGGCGGCCACATCTCAATTCTATGACTTGTCGATTAACTCCAACTATATCCGGATGGATCGGATCTCGAAGAACGTCTACTGGACACAGGACACGGCCTATGGAGACATGGAGATTACCATTAACTTGTCAAAACCGGAGAAAAGTCCAAAGGAAATTGCCATGGCGAAATTGCTTCCGCCACCTGTATATCCAAAATGCCAGCTGTGTCGTGAAAATGTAGGTTACGCTGGTCGGGTGAATCACCCGGCCCGCCAGAATCTGAGAGTCATTCCGCTGGAACTTAACAGCGAACCTTGGTTGTTCCAATACTCGCCGTATGTGTACTACAACGAGCACTGCATCATTTTCCATCATGATCATGTGCCGATGAAGCTGACCAAAGATACACTGCGCAGACTGCTTGCCTTTGTCGGGGAGTACCCGCATTACTTTATCGGATCTAACGCAGATCTGCCGATCGTGGGCGGTTCTATCCTGACACATGACCATTTCCAAGGTGGTCGTCATACATTCGCCATTCAAAATGCACAGCCAGAGGCGGTCTTCCGCCATGCGGATGCACCTGGACTTACATTGAGTCTTGTGAAATGGCCAATGTCCGTAATGCGTCTGGCTTCACACGATCCTGCAGAGCTGCTTGAAGCGGGTAACGCCGTATATGAAGCGTGGAAGGTCTACAGTGATTCTGCTGTGGATATCGAAGCATTCAGTGAAGTGGACGGGGAACAAGTACCACACAATACGGTAACACCAATCGTTCGTCGTAGTGCAGATGGTGGTTATGAGATGGATCTTGTATTGCGTAACAACCGTACGAATGATGTGCATCCTGAAGGGATCTTCCATCCGCACCGTGAAATGCACCATCTGAAGAAAGAAAACATTGGTCTGATCGAAGTGATGGGGCTTGCCATCCTGCCAGGTCGTTTGAAAGAAGAACTGGACAGTATCGCGGATATCCTCGCTGGAGATGCCAAACTTGCTGAAGCCGCCAAAGCTTCTGATCATGTGTTGAACAAACATCTGGGCTGGGCGGAAGAATTGATTGAACGGTTTGGTTCTAACCTGGACAAAGAACAAGCTGTTGCCATTGTACAGCAGGAAGTCGGTTTGAAATTTGCCGAGATTCTGGAGCATGCAGGTGTCTACAAATATGATGAAGCAGGACGCCAGGCTTTCCATCGTTTTGTAAGCAGCATGGGATACACTGAATAG
- a CDS encoding AraC family transcriptional regulator — protein MADHSNSKKDSLAPSIEKIQEPPSGKSGALSYSVASNPVYYEQGALHVLFAGASQTLPGHALGPKLFDYYLLHYVEKGAGTFRTELHTYELSAGDCFLIHPGQLVSYQSHARNPWQYRWIAFTGSQAGQYTEEAGFRPEKSVFHAGPSCGISDWLSVMQDAFAERKESSHFTSLGTLYMILAEAQNHLSQGQTLIPGESSIRRTVKQMIQYMSTQYAYPVSIEQMSASLGYNRAYLSRIFKQETGLSPVTYLLKLRIDKSRQLLRERPDLSIEQVSASVGLPDALYFSKQFKRFHGEAPSLYREKILSRPLHQGLQKNAQQNKR, from the coding sequence ATGGCAGATCACTCAAACTCGAAGAAAGACTCCCTTGCACCTTCTATAGAGAAAATTCAGGAACCACCTTCCGGTAAAAGCGGAGCACTCAGTTATTCGGTTGCCTCCAATCCCGTCTATTATGAACAAGGAGCACTGCATGTCCTGTTTGCCGGGGCAAGCCAGACACTTCCCGGTCACGCCCTCGGACCCAAACTGTTTGATTATTATCTGCTGCATTATGTAGAAAAAGGGGCGGGTACGTTCCGCACCGAGCTGCACACCTACGAGTTATCTGCAGGTGATTGTTTCCTCATTCATCCCGGGCAACTGGTAAGCTACCAGTCACATGCCCGCAACCCATGGCAATACCGCTGGATTGCCTTCACAGGCAGCCAGGCTGGCCAATATACCGAAGAAGCCGGATTCCGCCCGGAAAAGTCCGTTTTTCATGCCGGACCCTCTTGTGGAATTTCCGATTGGTTATCCGTGATGCAGGATGCTTTTGCCGAGCGCAAAGAAAGCTCTCATTTCACATCACTGGGCACGTTATATATGATTCTAGCCGAAGCACAAAATCACCTTTCGCAGGGCCAAACCTTAATTCCAGGTGAATCCTCCATCCGACGTACGGTGAAACAGATGATTCAATATATGTCTACCCAATATGCCTACCCTGTCTCCATTGAACAAATGTCTGCGAGTCTTGGGTACAACCGTGCTTATCTATCCCGTATTTTCAAACAGGAAACCGGACTTTCGCCAGTCACTTATCTACTAAAATTGCGGATCGACAAGTCGCGCCAACTCCTGAGAGAACGCCCGGATCTGTCCATCGAACAGGTATCTGCATCAGTGGGACTGCCAGACGCGCTGTATTTCTCCAAACAGTTCAAACGATTTCACGGTGAAGCGCCTAGCTTGTATCGAGAGAAAATACTGTCCCGTCCACTACATCAGGGGTTACAGAAGAATGCTCAACAAAACAAACGATGA
- a CDS encoding galactokinase, giving the protein MNVTELKQKFIEKYGESGADIRVFHAPGRVNLIGEHIDYNGGYVLPAALEFGTTLIIRVRQDNKLQLASTNMSYEGVLNTSSIGKEKTGEWTDYPVGVMVELQGKGVNVTKGYDFLYHGEIPNGAGLSSSASLEVLTGFAIQSLEGVSDIDTVQLALLSQKAENEFVGVNCGIMDQFAVANGAQDHAILLMCDTLEYQKVPFRTGSYKLVIGNTNKRRGLVDSAYNERRSQCEQALAILKEQLPALNYLAQLTPEQFVTLQDQIKDEKVRQRAQHVVEENARVLASVEALRINDLESFGKLMNASHESLRDLYEVSCDELDVMVEEAQRIPGTLGARMTGAGFGGCTVSLVHEDDVERFVSEVGAAYEARTHLKGDFYVCGVGDGVKELKEAK; this is encoded by the coding sequence GTGAACGTAACTGAATTGAAACAAAAGTTTATTGAGAAGTACGGAGAGAGTGGAGCGGACATCCGTGTGTTTCATGCCCCGGGGCGTGTGAATCTGATCGGTGAGCACATTGACTATAACGGTGGATACGTGCTTCCGGCAGCACTTGAATTCGGAACAACATTGATCATTCGTGTGCGTCAGGACAACAAGTTGCAACTGGCTTCCACGAACATGTCTTACGAAGGGGTACTAAACACTTCCTCCATCGGTAAGGAAAAAACCGGAGAATGGACCGACTATCCTGTTGGTGTCATGGTTGAATTGCAAGGCAAAGGCGTAAATGTAACAAAAGGCTACGACTTCCTCTACCACGGGGAGATTCCGAACGGGGCAGGACTTTCATCATCTGCATCTCTGGAGGTACTCACCGGATTTGCGATTCAGTCTCTGGAGGGTGTATCGGATATTGATACGGTTCAACTGGCGCTTCTGTCCCAGAAAGCGGAAAATGAGTTCGTAGGCGTCAACTGTGGAATCATGGATCAGTTCGCTGTCGCAAACGGTGCTCAGGATCACGCGATCCTGCTGATGTGTGACACACTGGAGTACCAAAAGGTTCCTTTCCGTACAGGCTCCTACAAATTGGTCATCGGTAACACAAACAAACGCCGCGGTCTGGTGGATTCGGCTTACAATGAACGTCGCTCTCAATGCGAGCAGGCACTTGCCATCTTGAAGGAACAGCTGCCTGCACTGAATTACCTGGCTCAATTGACGCCAGAGCAGTTCGTAACACTACAGGATCAGATCAAGGATGAGAAAGTAAGACAGCGTGCGCAGCATGTCGTGGAAGAGAACGCACGTGTTCTCGCATCGGTGGAGGCATTGCGGATCAATGATCTGGAATCCTTCGGCAAGCTGATGAACGCTTCTCATGAATCGCTTCGCGATTTGTACGAAGTAAGCTGTGATGAGTTGGATGTTATGGTTGAGGAAGCTCAGCGGATTCCAGGCACACTTGGTGCTCGAATGACTGGCGCAGGATTTGGCGGTTGTACCGTATCACTTGTGCATGAAGATGATGTCGAGCGTTTTGTAAGTGAAGTGGGCGCTGCATATGAAGCGCGTACCCATCTCAAAGGTGATTTTTATGTATGCGGCGTAGGCGACGGTGTTAAAGAATTGAAGGAGGCGAAGTAA
- a CDS encoding NAD-dependent protein deacylase codes for MNATEQLAAWIQESSRIVFFGGAGTSTESGIPDFRSAAGLYQTEQHSPYPPEELLSRHFFDQHADIFYDFYRGKMLHPDAEPNGCHRLLARLEQEGKLQAVITQNIDGLHQKAGSSNVFELHGSIHRNGCMDCKQFYTLNDIIQSQDTVPRCTTCGGVIKPDVVLYEEELDQTTLYRSIDALSSADLLLVGGTSLTVYPAAQLITYFQGKHTVLLNATPTAYDRRADLLITEPIGEVMNIVDQLLG; via the coding sequence ATGAACGCAACAGAACAACTGGCTGCCTGGATTCAGGAGAGCTCCCGGATTGTTTTTTTCGGAGGAGCCGGGACTTCAACGGAAAGCGGGATTCCCGACTTCCGCTCGGCTGCGGGTCTGTATCAGACGGAGCAGCATTCGCCTTATCCACCGGAAGAGTTATTAAGCCGACATTTTTTTGATCAACATGCCGATATTTTTTATGATTTTTATCGTGGCAAAATGCTTCATCCAGATGCGGAACCGAATGGGTGTCATCGACTATTGGCCCGTCTGGAGCAGGAAGGAAAACTTCAGGCAGTGATCACGCAAAATATCGACGGACTGCATCAGAAGGCAGGTAGCAGCAATGTCTTTGAGCTTCACGGCTCAATTCATCGTAACGGCTGCATGGATTGCAAGCAGTTTTATACGCTGAATGATATTATACAGTCCCAAGATACAGTGCCTCGCTGTACCACATGTGGTGGTGTGATCAAACCGGATGTGGTGCTGTACGAAGAGGAGCTGGATCAGACGACATTGTATCGTTCCATTGATGCACTGTCTTCTGCAGATCTGTTACTCGTGGGAGGCACGTCACTGACGGTATATCCGGCGGCCCAGTTAATTACGTATTTTCAGGGAAAACATACCGTTCTGCTTAACGCTACACCTACCGCTTACGACCGCAGGGCTGATTTGCTGATTACAGAGCCGATTGGTGAGGTAATGAATATTGTGGACCAGCTTCTTGGTTGA
- a CDS encoding leucine-rich repeat protein, which produces MKKASIFVFALLMFLVPWGQMVMYAEPNKEEDFITSTNAHGITINDYVGTSKDVIIPDTIHGQKVTIIGDKAFYSDHLTSVVIPHTVSTIGERAFEINQLTSVIIPETVTTIGDLAFAYNRLTSVVIPDSVSTIGNSTFTNNQLASVVIPETVMSIGDSAFTNNKLTTVIIPENVSTIGNWAFASNQLTSIVIPNRVSSIGHATFTDNQLTSVVIPDSVSSIGAMAFADNRLATVFIPASVSSIGFSAFHGNSSLIITGFDPSEAQDFAYWDDIPFQKLNMVVSFDSDGGNPVSDTQATYGQTIVPPTQPTKDGFSFEGWYIDSVYSLPWDFARDTVNGDITLYAKWTSSVTTASKDTIKEDPISALTVSFDSQGGSPISSTITSNNQAIAPPTQPSKSGFSFDGWYIDSALSLLWNFDRDTVSRDITLYARWVKTDSSENHGGSSSFWTSSSPTATSPQEPDTGTKAKAEPTPKVEPEPKESTTPLSPVVFSDISTHWARLMIESIAARGLITGYPDATFRPNQPILRKHMARIINGAFELPIVRKAAPFEDVEPTHPYFEAISRLQEVGLIDGFHISNGLNDFFHPDAVLTRAEAAKILVLALDMPLIQTSSFEDVPSSHWAHDYIATLAKTRMVVGYHGLFRPDDSLTRAELAALIYRSIPTE; this is translated from the coding sequence TTGAAAAAAGCAAGCATCTTCGTCTTTGCTCTGCTAATGTTCCTCGTACCCTGGGGACAGATGGTTATGTATGCTGAGCCGAATAAAGAAGAGGATTTCATAACAAGCACCAACGCTCATGGAATCACAATAAACGACTATGTGGGCACTTCGAAAGATGTCATTATTCCCGACACTATTCACGGACAAAAAGTAACTATTATTGGTGACAAAGCATTTTACAGCGATCATTTGACTTCTGTAGTTATTCCGCATACCGTCTCCACTATTGGAGAAAGGGCATTTGAAATCAATCAATTGACCTCTGTCATTATTCCAGAGACTGTCACGACTATTGGAGACTTGGCATTTGCATACAACCGACTGACCTCTGTCGTCATTCCGGATAGTGTATCCACAATTGGGAACTCCACATTCACTAACAACCAACTGGCCTCTGTCGTTATTCCCGAGACTGTTATGTCGATCGGAGATAGCGCATTTACAAACAATAAACTGACTACTGTCATTATTCCAGAGAATGTCTCCACGATTGGGAACTGGGCTTTTGCATCTAACCAGCTGACTTCTATTGTTATTCCAAATCGTGTCTCTTCCATTGGACATGCTACATTTACAGACAATCAACTGACTTCTGTCGTCATTCCGGATAGTGTCTCCTCTATCGGGGCGATGGCATTTGCGGACAATCGGCTGGCGACTGTCTTCATTCCAGCTAGCGTGTCGTCTATTGGTTTCTCAGCGTTTCATGGCAACTCATCCCTTATTATTACTGGTTTTGATCCTTCAGAGGCTCAAGACTTCGCTTACTGGGATGACATTCCCTTTCAAAAATTGAATATGGTCGTCTCCTTTGACTCCGATGGTGGAAACCCGGTTTCGGACACTCAAGCCACTTATGGGCAAACCATTGTACCTCCCACTCAACCTACCAAGGACGGGTTTTCGTTTGAAGGCTGGTACATAGATTCGGTATACTCCCTTCCCTGGGATTTTGCCAGAGATACCGTGAATGGGGACATAACGCTATATGCCAAGTGGACGAGTTCAGTGACAACTGCGTCCAAAGATACGATTAAGGAAGATCCCATTTCCGCCTTGACCGTCTCTTTTGACTCTCAAGGCGGTAGCCCCATTTCCTCTACTATTACCAGTAACAATCAAGCAATTGCGCCTCCCACTCAGCCCAGCAAGAGCGGGTTTTCATTTGATGGATGGTACATAGACTCGGCATTATCTCTTCTCTGGAATTTTGACCGAGATACCGTAAGTCGGGACATAACGCTATATGCCAGATGGGTAAAGACTGATAGCTCTGAAAACCATGGTGGCAGTTCTTCTTTTTGGACCAGCAGTTCTCCTACTGCCACATCACCCCAGGAACCTGATACAGGAACGAAAGCTAAAGCCGAACCTACACCTAAAGTTGAACCTGAACCTAAAGAATCAACAACACCTTTGAGCCCAGTTGTGTTTAGTGATATTTCAACCCACTGGGCACGCTTGATGATTGAAAGTATCGCTGCACGTGGTCTGATAACGGGCTATCCCGATGCCACATTCAGGCCTAATCAGCCAATCTTGCGTAAACACATGGCTCGTATAATCAACGGAGCGTTTGAGCTACCCATAGTCCGAAAGGCTGCTCCCTTTGAAGATGTAGAGCCCACACATCCCTACTTTGAAGCTATATCTCGACTACAGGAGGTTGGCCTTATTGATGGATTCCATATTTCGAACGGCTTAAATGATTTCTTCCATCCGGATGCTGTACTTACACGGGCTGAGGCAGCAAAAATTCTGGTGCTCGCGCTGGACATGCCGCTGATCCAAACGAGTTCTTTTGAGGATGTTCCCTCCTCCCACTGGGCTCACGACTACATAGCCACACTGGCCAAGACTCGAATGGTTGTGGGATATCACGGACTGTTCAGGCCGGATGACTCCCTAACCCGAGCCGAGCTGGCTGCCCTGATCTATCGTTCAATTCCAACAGAATAA
- a CDS encoding iron-containing alcohol dehydrogenase has product MRSFQFYNPTRLIFGKGQLEALKTEVPKYGKRVLLVYGGGSIKRSGLYDQVIGLLKEAGAEVTELAGVEPNPRLSTVHKGVDLCKTNNIDLILAVGGGSVLDCSKAIAVGAKYDGDMWDFAQRKAVAQDALPLGTVLTMAATGSEMNSGSVITNQDTQEKLGWGSAYSFPAFSILDPVNTYTVPLDQTVYGMVDMMSHVLEHYFHLDANTPVQLGFCETILRTVMEAAPRLVEDLENYELRETILYCGTMALNGVLNMGLAGDWATHNIEHAVSAVYDIPHGGGLAILFPHWMKHNLDVNVDRFKRLAINVFEVNPEGKSDRQIAEEGIDALSKFWTSIGAPNRLADYDIDDSQIDVMADKAMLFGPFGNFKKLQREDVVSIYKASL; this is encoded by the coding sequence ATGAGATCTTTCCAATTCTATAATCCAACCCGGCTGATTTTCGGTAAAGGACAACTGGAAGCATTAAAGACAGAAGTACCGAAATACGGTAAACGGGTTCTGCTTGTATATGGTGGCGGCAGTATCAAACGCAGTGGTCTGTACGATCAAGTGATCGGTTTGCTTAAGGAAGCCGGAGCAGAAGTGACTGAACTGGCTGGTGTGGAACCTAACCCGCGTCTTTCTACGGTGCATAAAGGGGTAGACCTCTGTAAAACAAATAACATCGACCTGATCCTCGCTGTAGGTGGCGGTAGTGTATTGGACTGCTCCAAAGCTATTGCTGTAGGTGCCAAGTATGATGGCGATATGTGGGATTTTGCTCAGCGCAAAGCCGTTGCACAGGACGCTCTTCCACTCGGTACCGTATTGACCATGGCGGCAACTGGTTCCGAAATGAACTCCGGTTCGGTTATTACGAATCAGGATACACAAGAAAAATTGGGCTGGGGTAGCGCATATTCATTCCCTGCTTTCTCCATTCTGGATCCGGTGAATACATACACTGTTCCACTGGACCAAACGGTATACGGTATGGTGGATATGATGTCCCACGTATTGGAGCATTACTTCCATCTGGATGCCAACACACCGGTTCAACTCGGTTTCTGTGAGACGATTCTGCGTACCGTCATGGAAGCAGCACCTCGTCTGGTTGAAGACCTGGAGAACTATGAACTGCGCGAAACGATTCTGTATTGCGGAACAATGGCACTGAATGGCGTGCTGAATATGGGTCTCGCAGGAGACTGGGCAACACATAATATTGAACACGCGGTATCCGCAGTGTATGATATCCCACACGGCGGTGGACTTGCAATCTTGTTCCCACACTGGATGAAACATAACCTGGATGTGAATGTGGATCGATTCAAACGTCTGGCAATTAATGTATTCGAAGTGAACCCTGAAGGCAAGTCGGACAGACAGATTGCTGAAGAAGGTATCGATGCGCTCAGCAAATTCTGGACATCCATTGGTGCACCTAACCGTTTGGCAGATTACGATATCGATGACAGCCAGATCGACGTAATGGCTGACAAAGCGATGCTGTTTGGTCCATTCGGTAACTTCAAGAAACTGCAACGGGAAGATGTTGTATCCATCTACAAGGCTTCTCTGTAA